One window from the genome of Strix uralensis isolate ZFMK-TIS-50842 chromosome 22, bStrUra1, whole genome shotgun sequence encodes:
- the TMEM106A gene encoding transmembrane protein 106A isoform X2 translates to MGGKLSLFWKTPDQKESEDKLILPRQLDAEDEIRDYASISDSATSCAGTARRSYINCPTCQGTGRIPGEQEKQLVALIPYGDQRLKPRRTKLYVCLAVTTCLLTTSLSIFFLFPRSITVLPAGLNASSVGFNATTTSIYLNMTNVLNITNNNFYPVAVAQLDIEVLHQSLVVGKSTMKTLLNMSPLQSGQIFYMVASRIVDDNTYNICTWTKVKVHNVLLHIQCAEV, encoded by the exons ATGGGTGGAAAACTGTCACTGTTCTGGAAAACACCTGACCAAAAGGAGAGCGAAGACAAACTGATCTTACCCAGGCAACTGGATGCTGAAGATGAAATCAGGGATTACGCCAGTATCAGTGACTCTGCCACATCCTGTGCGGGCACTGCACGTCGAAGCTACATCAACTGTCCAACCTGTCAGGGAACAGGAAGGATCCCTGGGG AGCAAGAGAAGCAGCTGGTGGCTCTGATTCCGTATGGTGACCAGAGGCTGAAGCCTAGACGAAC GAAACTCTATGTATGTCTTGCTGTGACAACCTGCCTGCTGACAACATCTCTcagtattttcttcctatttcctcGCTCCATTactgtgctgcctgcaggactGAACGCCTCCTCTGTTGGCTTCAATGCCACCACCACCAGTATATACCTCAACATGACG AACGTGCTGAACATAACTAATAACAACTTCTACCCCGTCGCTGTTGCGCAGCTAGACATAGAGGTTTTGCACCAGTCCCTAGTAGTAGGGAAGAGCACCATGAAAACCCTGCTGAATATGAGCCCTTTGCAGAGTGGCCAG ATCTTTTATATGGTGGCCAGTAGGATAGTGGACGACAACACCTA TAACATTTGCACCTGGACAAAAGTCAAAGTTCACAATGTTCTGCTGCATATACA GTGTGCTGAGGTGTGA
- the TMEM106A gene encoding transmembrane protein 106A isoform X1 — protein sequence MGGKLSLFWKTPDQKESEDKLILPRQLDAEDEIRDYASISDSATSCAGTARRSYINCPTCQGTGRIPGEQEKQLVALIPYGDQRLKPRRTKLYVCLAVTTCLLTTSLSIFFLFPRSITVLPAGLNASSVGFNATTTSIYLNMTNVLNITNNNFYPVAVAQLDIEVLHQSLVVGKSTMKTLLNMSPLQSGQIFYMVASRIVDDNTYNICTWTKVKVHNVLLHIQGTLTCAYLCHSEQLAFEDYQYVDCRGNATLPRPSYHRLP from the exons ATGGGTGGAAAACTGTCACTGTTCTGGAAAACACCTGACCAAAAGGAGAGCGAAGACAAACTGATCTTACCCAGGCAACTGGATGCTGAAGATGAAATCAGGGATTACGCCAGTATCAGTGACTCTGCCACATCCTGTGCGGGCACTGCACGTCGAAGCTACATCAACTGTCCAACCTGTCAGGGAACAGGAAGGATCCCTGGGG AGCAAGAGAAGCAGCTGGTGGCTCTGATTCCGTATGGTGACCAGAGGCTGAAGCCTAGACGAAC GAAACTCTATGTATGTCTTGCTGTGACAACCTGCCTGCTGACAACATCTCTcagtattttcttcctatttcctcGCTCCATTactgtgctgcctgcaggactGAACGCCTCCTCTGTTGGCTTCAATGCCACCACCACCAGTATATACCTCAACATGACG AACGTGCTGAACATAACTAATAACAACTTCTACCCCGTCGCTGTTGCGCAGCTAGACATAGAGGTTTTGCACCAGTCCCTAGTAGTAGGGAAGAGCACCATGAAAACCCTGCTGAATATGAGCCCTTTGCAGAGTGGCCAG ATCTTTTATATGGTGGCCAGTAGGATAGTGGACGACAACACCTA TAACATTTGCACCTGGACAAAAGTCAAAGTTCACAATGTTCTGCTGCATATACA GGGTACCCTGACCTGCGCGTACCTGTGTCATTCAGAGCAGCTGGCTTTTGAAGACTACCAGTACGTGGACTGCCGGGGGAATGCCACGCTACCTCGCCCATCGTACCACCGCCTGCCATGA